One Sulfurimonas sp. genomic window carries:
- a CDS encoding SMC family ATPase, with protein sequence MILSKLRLENFKKYSSYEIEFGEGLIGIIGKNGSGKSTIFEAIFFALYGELKNKGYKEIVRNANADAKDAVVVELDFEFDSAEYKVVREFRGKALSANAKLYKNSELITSGAREVTTSITSLTKMSKDAFMHTLFASQKELTSLSTLKNEDRKKMIRRLLGLEKIDFVENSLVEKSRQLNREIKAFDEILLSSEDVKAKQEQIKESLAAKETLQKDTQNKTKELEEIKLQEAQAKKELELFAKTKELKLKIFSELELVKNSKNSEIINQVKLTAELHELEHKQEHLGKLQNIKTEYAALQEQLKEQDKLKEFFLKKEGLQKEQIQLREQYAKSKSDINTLEKACESYNEFVLNAKNLEQNIAILQDTIGTKQTIENELHAEIAGEQKQIDITNAKIAKLQELGSEGACPTCTRPLLEEYDSVINSLVFVANETHQKKIDEYKKQLQNVQTQKGAFEAEKKEKEKEFLELSKNINIIQSKLQDLKNARDYFKIVEQKGLKNRDELKELEEYCYDEKVHNNIKNSFIAMEPQYKLALSLETELKRLAIVKSDLLSVNKKIEELKAVSQSKEAEFNLVVYDEAKHKQKLQEHDELLKIVESKTTILNNIKVQIAKIEGEIKTVQSALDNNEIQLKKVETKKEDLVDYEKIKTSLAEFKTKLNAKVAPRISAIASEMYSQITKGKYQHIEVSNDFDFFIYDEGKKYPIERFSGGEIDLANLVLRIAISKTLTELSGAGSIGFLAFDEVFGSQDENRRMEILEAFHTIKEQYRQIFLISHEMEIKEMFEVVVEL encoded by the coding sequence ATGATACTCTCTAAACTACGCTTAGAAAATTTTAAAAAATACAGCTCGTACGAGATAGAATTTGGCGAAGGGTTAATCGGCATCATCGGAAAAAACGGAAGCGGAAAATCGACAATTTTTGAAGCGATATTTTTTGCACTTTATGGCGAACTAAAGAACAAAGGTTACAAAGAAATCGTTAGAAATGCAAACGCAGACGCTAAAGATGCGGTAGTCGTAGAACTTGATTTTGAGTTTGACTCTGCAGAATACAAAGTCGTGCGCGAATTTCGCGGAAAAGCTCTAAGTGCAAATGCAAAACTATACAAAAACTCTGAGCTGATAACCAGCGGCGCGCGCGAGGTAACAACTTCCATAACTTCCCTTACAAAGATGAGCAAAGATGCCTTTATGCACACGCTTTTTGCCTCTCAAAAAGAGCTGACAAGTCTAAGTACGCTCAAAAACGAAGATAGAAAGAAGATGATACGCCGTCTTCTCGGGTTAGAGAAGATAGACTTTGTAGAAAACTCTTTAGTTGAGAAGAGCCGCCAACTAAATCGTGAAATAAAAGCTTTTGATGAAATTTTGCTAAGTAGCGAAGATGTAAAAGCAAAACAAGAGCAGATAAAAGAGAGTCTTGCCGCAAAAGAAACTCTGCAAAAAGATACACAAAACAAAACCAAAGAGCTTGAAGAGATAAAACTTCAAGAAGCGCAAGCCAAGAAAGAGCTTGAACTTTTTGCCAAAACAAAAGAGCTAAAACTAAAAATTTTTTCCGAACTAGAACTTGTTAAAAACTCCAAAAATTCAGAAATAATAAATCAGGTAAAACTTACCGCCGAACTTCACGAACTTGAACACAAACAAGAGCATCTTGGCAAACTCCAAAATATAAAAACCGAGTATGCAGCTCTGCAAGAGCAGCTAAAAGAGCAAGATAAACTAAAAGAGTTTTTCCTTAAAAAAGAGGGATTACAAAAAGAGCAAATCCAACTAAGAGAGCAGTACGCAAAGAGCAAATCTGACATAAACACGCTTGAGAAAGCTTGTGAATCGTATAATGAGTTTGTACTAAATGCAAAAAATTTAGAACAAAATATAGCAATCCTGCAAGATACAATAGGCACCAAACAGACCATCGAAAATGAGCTGCATGCCGAGATAGCCGGTGAACAAAAACAGATAGATATTACAAACGCCAAGATAGCAAAACTCCAAGAGCTAGGAAGTGAGGGTGCCTGCCCTACCTGCACAAGACCGCTTTTAGAAGAGTATGACAGCGTTATAAACTCGCTTGTCTTTGTAGCAAACGAGACGCACCAAAAAAAGATAGACGAGTACAAAAAACAGCTCCAAAATGTACAGACTCAAAAAGGTGCATTCGAGGCAGAAAAGAAAGAAAAAGAGAAAGAGTTTTTGGAACTTTCAAAAAACATAAATATCATCCAAAGCAAGCTTCAAGACTTAAAAAATGCACGGGACTATTTTAAAATCGTGGAGCAAAAAGGGCTTAAAAACAGAGATGAGTTAAAAGAGTTGGAAGAGTACTGCTACGATGAAAAAGTGCATAACAATATTAAAAATTCTTTCATAGCTATGGAGCCGCAATACAAACTTGCACTTAGTTTAGAAACCGAGTTAAAAAGGCTCGCAATCGTAAAATCAGACTTGCTAAGCGTAAATAAAAAGATAGAGGAGTTGAAAGCCGTAAGCCAAAGTAAAGAAGCGGAGTTTAACCTTGTTGTATACGACGAAGCAAAGCATAAACAAAAACTCCAAGAGCATGACGAACTGCTTAAAATAGTAGAGTCAAAAACAACCATACTAAATAATATAAAAGTACAAATCGCCAAGATTGAGGGCGAGATAAAAACAGTACAAAGCGCTCTTGACAACAATGAAATACAGCTAAAAAAGGTAGAAACTAAAAAAGAGGACTTAGTCGATTATGAAAAAATTAAAACAAGTCTGGCAGAGTTTAAGACAAAACTAAACGCAAAAGTCGCCCCGCGCATCTCCGCCATCGCTTCAGAGATGTACAGCCAAATCACAAAAGGCAAATACCAACACATAGAGGTTAGCAACGACTTCGACTTTTTCATCTACGACGAGGGCAAAAAGTACCCAATAGAGCGGTTTTCAGGCGGAGAGATAGACCTAGCAAACCTGGTTCTACGCATCGCTATCTCTAAAACTTTGACGGAACTAAGCGGTGCCGGCTCCATCGGTTTTTTGGCGTTTGATGAAGTTTTCGGAAGCCAAGACGAGAACCGCAGAATGGAGATACTAGAAGCTTTTCATACTATAAAAGAACAGTACCGACAGATATTTTTGATAAGCCACGAGATGGAGATTAAAGAGATGTTTGAAGTGGTTGTGGAGTTATAA
- a CDS encoding 7-cyano-7-deazaguanine synthase: MNKALLLSGGIESTIIAYIYKPDIGITIDYGQVMAESEIKSSKYICKKLNIKHIVLKTEVPLTKHSNYNIDKKEWIPFRNQYLITVSAMHLFSLNIKEIYIGTTLNDSHFKDGSSEFINIINKLFNYQEGNISIVAPFVNKTILQIIDKINIPLNIISIAFSCTESNIPCGNCESCLKNINVIHLLRKKMKETIVL, encoded by the coding sequence ATGAATAAAGCATTATTGCTATCTGGTGGAATTGAATCAACTATCATTGCTTATATATATAAGCCTGATATTGGCATTACAATTGACTATGGACAAGTAATGGCGGAATCTGAAATTAAATCATCAAAATATATTTGCAAAAAGTTAAACATAAAACATATTGTTCTAAAAACAGAAGTTCCACTCACTAAACATAGTAATTATAACATTGATAAAAAAGAGTGGATACCATTCAGAAATCAATATTTAATTACAGTTAGTGCAATGCACTTATTTTCATTAAATATTAAGGAAATTTATATTGGTACGACATTAAATGATAGTCATTTTAAGGATGGAAGTTCTGAGTTTATTAACATAATCAACAAACTGTTTAATTATCAAGAAGGTAACATAAGTATTGTTGCACCATTTGTAAATAAAACAATTTTACAAATCATTGACAAAATAAATATACCTTTAAACATTATTTCAATAGCTTTTTCATGTACAGAATCAAATATACCATGTGGAAATTGTGAGAGTTGTTTAAAAAACATAAATGTTATTCATTTATTACGAAAAAAGATGAAGGAAACTATAGTACTATGA
- a CDS encoding DNA repair exonuclease, whose product MKIIHFSDTHLGFNDLDILNEDNINQREADFYDAFSQVVEQIKIIKPDFIIHTGDLFHRSSPSNRAITFALEQFKIIDELNIPFILIAGNHSTPRTNLSSPILKIFENFKNVYTAYNQEYKMIEFESVIFHALPHMNDETKALSQIELCEARIDKSKKNIMMMHCSVGASYLMAEFGEWIYPSDKEYVFKMMDYVALGHWHGFGAVGKHENVYYSGSTERTSMNDKRNSKGFVVVSLYDELIVEFKEIKIRPIILKEIDCEDYENSVLNIETSDVKDTIVEVKLTNLTALQSIDIQNSDIKKLFNDAMSVSVKREFKYTQNETNIANVEAVSLEDYFLEHIKEDSQPQEFDRLKYKIQELFAQYEETCNDTL is encoded by the coding sequence TTGAAAATAATACACTTTAGTGACACTCATTTGGGATTTAACGACCTTGATATCTTAAATGAAGATAACATAAATCAAAGAGAAGCGGATTTTTATGATGCTTTTTCTCAAGTAGTTGAACAAATTAAAATCATCAAACCTGATTTTATAATCCATACAGGCGATTTGTTTCATCGTTCAAGTCCCTCAAATCGTGCCATCACTTTTGCTTTGGAGCAGTTTAAAATCATAGATGAGCTAAATATCCCGTTTATCTTGATTGCCGGAAACCACTCGACACCAAGGACAAATCTCTCTTCACCGATACTAAAAATATTTGAGAATTTTAAAAATGTGTATACGGCGTACAATCAAGAGTACAAGATGATAGAGTTTGAGAGCGTAATCTTCCACGCCCTGCCCCATATGAATGACGAAACAAAAGCACTATCGCAAATAGAACTCTGCGAAGCTAGAATCGATAAAAGCAAAAAAAATATCATGATGATGCACTGCAGCGTGGGAGCATCTTATCTAATGGCGGAGTTTGGGGAGTGGATATACCCGAGTGATAAGGAGTATGTTTTTAAGATGATGGATTATGTAGCACTCGGGCATTGGCACGGCTTTGGAGCGGTAGGCAAACATGAAAATGTTTACTACAGCGGTTCAACCGAGAGAACATCTATGAACGATAAAAGAAACTCTAAAGGTTTTGTAGTGGTAAGTCTCTACGATGAACTGATTGTCGAGTTCAAAGAGATAAAAATCCGTCCGATAATTTTAAAAGAGATAGATTGCGAGGATTATGAGAATTCTGTTTTGAATATTGAGACAAGCGATGTTAAAGATACGATTGTAGAAGTAAAACTCACAAATCTGACGGCTTTGCAATCCATCGACATTCAAAATTCAGATATCAAAAAACTCTTTAACGACGCCATGAGTGTGAGCGTAAAAAGAGAGTTTAAATATACTCAAAATGAGACAAATATAGCTAATGTCGAAGCCGTGTCATTGGAAGATTACTTCTTGGAACATATAAAAGAGGATAGCCAACCACAAGAGTTTGATAGACTAAAATACAAAATACAAGAGCTGTTTGCGCAGTATGAGGAGACTTGTAATGATACTCTCTAA
- a CDS encoding 2-oxoacid:acceptor oxidoreductase subunit alpha yields the protein MTIDELKRYNGQNGARAYVAYKSVVYDVTNSPLWKNGDHMGEHAAGVDLTSALSDAPHGDEVFKEFAVVGKLENSEQIGSVTQTPKMQEQQSDSHELFKSKLKTWYKIYHPHPAAVHFPIALHLFATGMDFLFLITPNEAYDAGVFYSFFIATVMGLVAMVPGILSWWINYNFSIQRVFIIKLIVASITLLLGVVAIYIYYENPHVVYEHSFQGILYHAIVLVTGLNVIILGYYGGKITWGYGRYQTLTEDSKKVLNITKHESVVPYDDASQSISILIGGAAGTGIATLEKILRDAFKKNGFYIFSTKEYMSRVRGGSNTTLIRISDSPIEAPCWKVDISIALDSLALEHMQERWHENTIVFADEAFSEKKANMILVAMKENAKKFGNAKYANTYIAGILFGVLRIEKSSLLQNIAEHFKYDDVNGDVAESGYEEGVKLENPTLPKLPKSDLEGVKKLHLMDGTTACGFGFLAGGCNMVTAYPMSPSTGVLNFMAEMSKHLSIAVEQSEDEIASLNMVLGGWYSGARAMTTTSGGGFALMGEALSLSGMTETPAVIYLAQRPGPATGLPTRSEQGDLNMALYSGHGLFPRIVLAPGSLRECIDYGYLAFEMADKYQTPVILLSDQYLADSVSMIEKVEFSSYEQRSYIVQSTEDYVRYEDTKNGISPRTVPGFGEGLICAVGDEHDERGQITEDYKMREKMVAKRARKNDELTAEAIAPEIAGEGDIAIIGWGSTRGAICESLEHLNNPRLSHVHFAWVHPLGKEQLKSLERFRYRIVVENNADGAFANRLKLYDVKIDDQILQSNGFGFFADQLRIMIEKSIKELS from the coding sequence ATGACGATAGACGAACTTAAGAGATACAACGGTCAAAACGGTGCAAGAGCTTATGTTGCCTACAAGAGTGTGGTCTATGATGTCACTAACAGTCCTCTTTGGAAAAACGGCGACCATATGGGAGAGCATGCCGCAGGGGTTGATTTAACTTCTGCCTTGTCCGATGCTCCGCATGGTGATGAAGTTTTTAAAGAGTTTGCCGTTGTAGGCAAGCTAGAAAACAGCGAGCAGATTGGCTCGGTTACGCAAACTCCAAAAATGCAAGAACAGCAAAGCGATTCTCATGAACTATTTAAATCAAAACTAAAAACTTGGTATAAAATATACCATCCTCATCCGGCAGCGGTCCATTTTCCAATCGCTTTGCACCTTTTTGCTACAGGTATGGATTTCTTATTTTTAATAACGCCAAACGAGGCTTACGATGCAGGAGTGTTTTACTCCTTCTTTATCGCAACGGTAATGGGACTTGTAGCAATGGTGCCGGGAATTTTAAGCTGGTGGATAAATTACAACTTCTCAATTCAAAGAGTATTTATCATAAAGTTGATTGTCGCATCTATAACGCTTCTTTTAGGAGTGGTTGCGATCTATATCTACTATGAAAATCCACATGTCGTTTACGAACATTCATTTCAAGGGATACTCTACCATGCTATTGTTCTTGTAACGGGTCTTAATGTAATAATTCTCGGGTATTACGGCGGAAAAATAACTTGGGGTTACGGAAGATATCAGACTCTCACTGAGGATAGCAAAAAAGTTCTCAACATAACCAAACATGAAAGCGTAGTGCCATATGACGACGCCTCTCAAAGTATCTCCATACTTATCGGCGGTGCGGCTGGAACCGGCATTGCTACGCTTGAGAAGATACTTCGTGATGCATTTAAAAAGAATGGATTTTATATCTTTTCAACAAAAGAGTATATGTCGCGTGTGCGAGGCGGCAGCAACACAACTCTCATCCGAATTTCAGATTCTCCGATAGAAGCTCCGTGCTGGAAAGTTGATATCTCTATTGCTCTGGATTCACTTGCGTTGGAGCATATGCAAGAGAGATGGCATGAAAACACTATAGTCTTTGCGGATGAGGCATTTTCTGAGAAAAAAGCCAATATGATTTTGGTGGCAATGAAAGAGAATGCAAAAAAATTCGGTAACGCAAAATATGCAAATACCTACATAGCAGGCATACTTTTTGGAGTGTTGAGGATTGAGAAAAGCTCATTACTGCAAAATATCGCAGAACATTTTAAATATGATGATGTAAATGGAGATGTGGCTGAATCCGGCTATGAAGAGGGAGTGAAACTAGAAAATCCAACTCTGCCGAAGTTGCCAAAATCTGATTTGGAAGGTGTAAAAAAACTTCACCTAATGGATGGAACTACGGCATGCGGATTTGGCTTTTTAGCAGGCGGGTGCAACATGGTTACAGCTTACCCGATGTCGCCATCGACGGGAGTTCTCAATTTTATGGCGGAAATGTCCAAACATTTGAGTATTGCGGTTGAACAGAGTGAAGATGAGATTGCTTCTCTTAATATGGTGCTTGGAGGGTGGTATAGCGGTGCTCGTGCCATGACTACGACATCGGGCGGAGGTTTTGCTCTGATGGGCGAGGCGCTTAGTCTAAGCGGTATGACGGAGACTCCTGCAGTTATCTATCTTGCACAGCGACCCGGTCCTGCAACAGGGCTGCCGACTCGAAGTGAGCAGGGTGATTTAAACATGGCACTCTACTCTGGACACGGTTTGTTTCCTCGCATCGTTTTAGCACCGGGGAGTTTAAGAGAGTGTATAGACTATGGCTATCTTGCTTTTGAGATGGCGGATAAATATCAAACTCCGGTAATCCTTTTAAGCGACCAATACTTGGCAGATTCTGTATCCATGATAGAAAAAGTGGAGTTTTCCTCGTATGAACAACGAAGCTACATCGTACAAAGCACTGAAGATTATGTGCGTTACGAAGATACAAAAAACGGTATAAGTCCTAGAACTGTTCCCGGTTTTGGAGAAGGCTTGATTTGTGCAGTCGGAGATGAGCACGACGAGCGAGGGCAGATTACGGAAGATTATAAAATGCGTGAAAAGATGGTTGCTAAACGCGCACGCAAAAATGATGAACTAACCGCAGAAGCGATTGCTCCCGAGATTGCAGGCGAGGGCGATATTGCCATTATCGGCTGGGGTTCGACCCGCGGTGCTATCTGTGAGAGTCTGGAGCATCTAAACAATCCTCGTCTTTCGCATGTTCATTTTGCTTGGGTGCATCCTCTGGGCAAAGAACAATTAAAATCACTTGAGAGATTCAGATATAGAATTGTCGTAGAGAACAATGCCGACGGAGCATTTGCAAACCGGCTTAAACTCTATGATGTAAAAATAGACGATCAGATCTTGCAGTCAAACGGTTTTGGTTTTTTTGCGGATCAGTTAAGGATTATGATTGAAAAATCTATAAAGGAGCTGTCATGA
- a CDS encoding nucleoside 2-deoxyribosyltransferase — translation MTVYGGYYREQCLLPSWDNYYGSAGRAVAVLSNLEKNIIFETYVANDLLDHIQYFKKYYDINLKTHQSDFLIDFSYFHSLSKPIITSNIDYSINKNEAIIIQDKYVICYGTLESKAPVIRAEKCVFDFQSSKLEDVYNNGNMINEVCLIMNFEEASSITNSENIIEIKKYLFTQIKSLKILVLKDGPFGGYVFYENSQNLQIPIFKTDKLFKIGTGDIFTAIFGYLWINQEKNKLSIQDITEQSAFSTAYFGENFFDYKINILDKYKENLFRKVYLEKINISKKVYLAGPFFNSAQRWQLEDIKQLLENFKFNVFSPLHNVGTSKNSRYIATKDLEALDNSDIVFAILNDFDTGTIFEIGYAMAKEKQIIVFVENYNKNDLTMIEGSGCLIYTDLTTAIYNLVWTSLNE, via the coding sequence ATGACAGTTTATGGTGGATATTATCGAGAACAATGTTTATTACCAAGTTGGGATAATTATTATGGTTCAGCAGGAAGAGCAGTAGCAGTTTTATCAAATTTAGAAAAAAATATCATATTTGAAACATATGTTGCAAATGATTTACTAGATCATATACAATATTTTAAAAAGTATTATGACATTAATTTAAAAACGCATCAGAGTGATTTTTTAATTGATTTTTCATATTTCCATTCATTATCTAAACCTATAATAACATCAAATATTGATTATTCAATAAATAAAAATGAAGCTATTATAATTCAGGACAAATATGTAATTTGTTATGGTACATTAGAATCAAAAGCACCAGTGATTAGAGCAGAAAAATGTGTTTTTGACTTTCAATCATCAAAATTGGAAGATGTATATAATAATGGAAATATGATTAATGAAGTTTGTTTGATAATGAATTTTGAAGAAGCTAGTAGTATAACCAATAGTGAAAATATAATTGAAATTAAAAAATATCTTTTTACTCAGATAAAATCATTGAAGATATTAGTTCTAAAAGATGGTCCTTTTGGTGGATATGTTTTTTATGAAAATTCTCAAAATCTTCAAATACCAATATTTAAAACAGATAAATTATTTAAAATAGGAACAGGTGATATTTTTACAGCGATATTTGGATATTTATGGATTAACCAAGAAAAAAATAAATTATCCATTCAAGATATTACTGAGCAATCAGCTTTTTCAACAGCATATTTTGGAGAAAATTTTTTTGATTATAAAATTAATATTTTAGATAAATATAAAGAAAATTTATTTAGAAAAGTTTATTTAGAAAAAATCAATATTTCTAAAAAAGTTTACCTTGCAGGACCTTTTTTTAATTCGGCACAAAGATGGCAACTTGAAGATATAAAGCAACTTTTAGAAAATTTTAAGTTTAATGTTTTTTCACCCTTACATAATGTTGGTACATCTAAAAATAGTCGTTATATTGCTACAAAAGATTTAGAAGCACTTGATAATTCTGATATTGTATTCGCAATATTAAATGATTTTGATACTGGAACAATATTTGAAATTGGATATGCTATGGCTAAGGAAAAACAAATTATTGTATTCGTAGAGAATTATAATAAAAATGATTTAACAATGATAGAAGGAAGTGGCTGTTTAATATATACAGATCTTACAACAGCAATTTATAATCTCGTATGGACTTCTTTAAATGAATAA